The Pyrus communis chromosome 8, drPyrComm1.1, whole genome shotgun sequence region TGCTTAGTGTACTAGAACCCATCCTTCTCCGCTGCCCTCACCGCCAGTAGTTTCTAGCCTTCTACGCATTCAGTCCTCTGAATCTTCTCTCACCTCCGCCTCCGCCGTCGCCTTCATTACCATGTCCTCTAGGTACCCAAGATTTTATTCAGTTCAGTGTCCTATATAATCCAATCATCATATTCTTCATCAAACAGTGTCCTAAATATTGTTTAATTAGATAATTTAAAGCTTTTGTTTACTTGCGTCACTATCACCGTCACGGGGAGCTTTCAGTTTGTGTTTAATCAAATTGATGGCACATATGGCAAAACATGAAGAACTCCTGATTCCAACCAATTCACGACACCAACAACACCGTCTACGATCACTCATCCCAACTTGAGGAGGCCCAACTCTTCGCTCGCTCTCCAGTTGGGTCCCTCTTTATCTCTctctttgggttttttttttcttttcagttttcgaTTTTGTGCATGTGCTTGAGTTTTTGATCGGACTGTGGATTCAAGGACAGTGAACTTGACCAGAGAGCACATAGACTATGAGGGCTACTCAGTGCTGCCGTTGGCTATACGACAGTACACCATTGTCGTAATTTGGAAGCACAAACGACGACGGAGACACCGAGAAAGTTCTCATAATTTCTAATGGTCAACAAGAAGTACCAAATTTGTACATAGCCCCCCGACCCTACCCCGGTAGTAAATTGTTAATCATCATTCGTTTAATTACAACGTTATCCCAGTTGATATCGGAGTTCAATTTCGGTCAAAgtttttttacttatattaatttattggtgaAGGAAATTTAGAATCATAAATGGGGGCCTTATTTCATTTGGGTCGTCTTTGGAAATGTTCGACTACTTCTACAAGTCCCTCCATTACTGGCCTACTGATCTGAATGTCAATAAAGTATGAAACAATGTTATGAATTTGTTGTTAACCTTTTACCTATGCATTCATTTGCTAAAAGTTAAAGACTGGAACTTTTTGTTAGTGTATAGCAATATACTgtatgatttatttaatttggatttGGGAAATTTGGTAATGGGTTGTTTGCTTTCCCCTGTTTGGTTGATCATCAACTGCTGCGGATTTGGTTTATTACCTAgtttatgaaaaaaattatttaggaTTCAGCTACATATGCTAATATGGTATTACAAATAGGTTTTTGTTTTAATGAGTAAAGTTGGAGTCGTTATGTAGGAATTTATTCATTCCAATTGCTAGAAAGATAAAGAGGAGGGGAAGATATTGGTTTTGAGTTGAATGttatgttttgaatttgagtgAGTATTGCTCATTTATGCGTTTGAAGATCTGATTTAATCGTGAATCTGAATTCTCTTGGAATTTGGTATGAAGCTCGATCATGGTAGTTCTTTGGTCTTGCTACATTAAAGCGAGAATCTGTTCACATCATCTGGATTTGAGTTCATAGAattgaattatatttatgcagtGAGATCAGCTTTAGAattttcaattaaaacatgattaatTTGTCAAATTTGTGTAAATTGGTTGTAATCATGGTCCCTACTTGCGATGTACGGAgttatattttcattttaacATTTGTGTTATTCTTCTTTGATGATTTTAAGAAACTTTTAATTCGAATATCTCCTCTGGCCTTTTTGTAATGTTGTATTTTACTACAAGCTAAAATATTCATGTTTCCCATCACGAAAAGTACAACACCAATAGTTAGAGCACACAATATGTCAATAACAATCTTCTAAATTTTAAACAATATACCCTaattctttggtgtgtgagtgCCTCTATGTCAAACAAAGTACATTGAATCAActgaaattttgaatataatttgGAACTTAGGATAGTgtcatttataattaattatcttGGGCGAGTGTATTTACAACATGTTTTCATCTTTGCATCAACTTGAGCTTAGTCAATTACTTAGAAAGTTAAATATGCTTAATAATCAGTTGAATCTTTAATGGAGTTCTATTGCAATTCAaagtttagggttttgtttggtCATCATCGACGAAGTAAAGGTAAGTTCTTTCCGGATTTTAACATTTGGGGTTTGCTTTTTGTTTCTAGATCTTCCTAAGACAGTGCTTCCGTTACACTAACGGAGAAACCATAAACCTGAAAGCGAATGGTTCCTTTTCTAGcaatgatatatattatgccTCAGTGAACATTATTGTGTTTAATTTTGTCCCGCTGCAGCTATTGCTTATCAGAACACAAaacaagagagaaagaagaggcaAATTAGTTTTCATTTCTTCTGAGTAAGTTCGTTTCATCCTTTTGCCtctaattttatgaattttttctttttttaacaaaatcgTTGTCACTGTTTAATTTGTCTAACTATTATGCCCCAGTAAAATTTGTTGACAGAGAACTGAGATTGGATGATGATGTTGAAGAAGCCAACTTaaaggcgagagagagagagagagagagagagagagagagagagagagagagagagagagagagagagagagagagagagagagagagagagagagagagagagagagaagagggacACTAAGAATAAAGGATAAATACATTAGCTTTCTTCATTTCTGTTAATTGGTATTTTTCCCAAACGATCTTTTATGTTATACCAAAACTACATGTCATGTTGTAGCTTTTTAGCCTCTTATTACGGGTATTACATATTTTCAAAgatctttttatattatatcGAGCCCACATTCGTCATTTGCTATATGAAActatattttggtacaaatttttttctacattttgtattgtaattgtaattgtatGCTTTCCTTTACTACACCATTTGAATGTCATATTTCTTTTCTATTACAGATAtgatgatgaaagcttttcttCACTCACCCTTGGAGAAAAAGAGGCATGCATATAAAAGATGCAACTGCCTAGAACCTTGGTTCACGTTGAAGCATGTCATCAAAAGGAGTAGTCAACTTACAGTTGCCAGATGGTGTAATTAGCATCTTTTAtagagttttaatttttatgtaaataggTGATagaattttaaactttttgatAATGCTGAATAGTTTTGTATACCAAATTATAGATGTGGGCTTGACATAATATAAAAAGATCTTTAGAAATGAGTAACATCCGTCAATGTAGTTGTATACTGAAGATATGCTCTTTAAAGCTGATTAGGATATAAGAATATCTAAAGCAATACATCTTTGTGTGTGGCGCCCGTGATGCAAAAATGCATCACGTGCAAGGCTAGTATAAATATAAAGGGTATAACAACTATTCAAGCAGTAGAATGAAATACTCAAATGGAAAATTATTTTCCTTAATTACTAGCTCAATTAGGTAGCATTGTTGAAAATTAGAGTACTACTAACAAACTAAAGATGAACTATGAACATTGTTTTATTAAACGGAAAACATATAAACAAGATTGCCAAAACAACTACAAACTGAGGGTTACATCTTGACTAAGTTAATTCTCATACTAAACTACAACCTATATTTATAGAAAACTTTTCCGACAAggtttgaattttaacaatttTTAGATGTACCATCCTTTTATAATACCTAGTCTCAAGGCTTTACCACTTGTGAACCCGTAGGGCAGTCTTGTCACAACATTTTGAATCATCAACTCGTTGATACTTGATATGCTTGCATGGGAAACTTGTAACCCTAGCCCTTTGAGTACATTCATCAGTCTAGCATATGGGTAGTCTTGATTGGGACACAGAACTCGAATTATGGCTTCCGATGAACCTATAATCTTAACATCCACTTCCACACCACAACCCCCTACTCTATTACTATCATaacttgaatttttttcaaGATTAATAATGTTAATTACGTTATTATTATGATCCACTTTGGATTTCTGGGGTGGTGGTAATTGTGCTTGGATTTTGCCCTCCAACTCCTCAACTTTTGCTTTGAGCTGGTTTATGTATGCCACTGCATCGGCAAGCAATGAGGATCTATCCATTTTAGACACGTTGGGGACAACTGAACGGAGGACACAGAATAGGTGGTTGAACTTAACCCTTCTCAATCTCTCTGCCTCGACGTGACTAAGCAATTGTGATTCTCTGGTTGCAGCTCCATGGTTTGATGATggtcttcctctttttttcGATTGAGTGTTCTCTATGTTCTTAGAGGTGAAATTTCCAACAGAGTTAGAACGTGAGTCTGGTGGTGATATTGATGATCCACCTATATTTATAGGTGTAGCTTCGTTTCCACCGCCTTCTGgtcaaaatgtaaaaataattaATCAGTCAATGACTCAATTGATACAAAATTTTGGGGTAATCCTCTTCGAAATAAAAAATTGGTGTTAGATACTGCAATTTGATTTTCGTACTTGGGTTAAGTATACAACAGCattatgattatatatatatatatatatatgcgcacATGGGTCCACACAAATAGACTACAAGTTTCAATAATGAAAATTGCATGAATATAATGTAATAGCAACTTATATTGCACAAGTAGATTATTATGCAAATGATATAACGTAGTGGAGATTGATTTTCACATGTCATTGTATTATTAACACGAAATGCTATGACGATAATTACTCGTTCCatgtaaatttttattgtaTAACGAACATATTATGTATGTGAGCTAGTTGATACACCACGACAGAGATAAATGaagagagaaatgttaaggagtcAAGAGATCCAGTGTATAAATTAAATCAtacataattaattattaattaaagttatgtttaaattgatttagagtttgaCATATACcaataagagtaatgctaggaagactacatttgtagacaaaattttcatatcgaatgatgtgttaccaataagAAATGAACACGTTTCtcaatgtttaagtaataattcaatcatcaactttcatatcttttaattttcaaaattttatttacaaatttagtctttagTATTACTCACCAATAAACTATATTGTAGTGCTAttataataatatattgttgtattaaaaaGAAATTGGCGTTTTGGATACCTTGTGTGGTCAACTCCTCTTGAGCTCCTAAAAACCGTCCATTTTTCAAGGGAGGAACCAGTCCACTGGCCTCACGGCTGGCCTGCTGGTTTGAGAGCCTGTTGTGGTCATCGTCGTCGTCGTTAGATCGGAATAGTGACTTTGTTAGGTGCACAAGACCCCAATCTTGCTTGATCACATCCAAAGAAGCCAGTTCAAGCACCCCCCTCGAAGTTGCAATACAAACCAAAGTTTGGATTCCATGCATTCTTGCTTCTTTCACTCTCTCACACTCGTACAATTGAAACTCATGATCCCCTGCAAGCCAAACAAATTCTCCGGAACAAAATGCTCGTCCCAGAATGTTATTATCTGCAGTAAATGATTGGGTTAAAGAAACGCTGTAAAAGTAAAACCACTCAGAGTCAGTAACATTTCCATCATCATTATTCCCCACAAAATCCACATCGCTGAAACCTAATTTGGGTTGGTAACTATTAATGTTACTGCTTTTGTAATGGCCGCCGCCCCATGACAAATTGTTGTCTCCGGTGGCTTCCCAGAAAATAGCATACACCCAACATTCAGCAGCATTATTGCTCTCAACTATGAACTGTAGGCGCTGTTTGAATGTGGAAGATGATGGATTGTCTCGAAAATTGGGTGAAGAAAAAGAGGATAAGATTGCTTCCATGGCTACTTATTTGCTCTTTGCTACAAAGTCAAACAAGTGAGCGAGTGAGGAGTGAACTGCAGGTGATTGGTTATGGGGATTTATAAAAGGATCACCATGCGttgttaatttgtttggtggATGGGGATGGGTATTGGGCAAAAATAGGTGGATTTGGTGGGAcggtttatttcaattttttttttcatttgaattgtTGTTGCAACGGAATAATTTTTTAGTATACTTGAAACGTGActacttaattttattttttttaattcacaagatttgaatttatttttgtttaatacaCCTTAATCATATTATCTGCTTTTATTATAACAAGTAAAATACTACATCAGGTGATTTATATTTCTAATATTCATACAACTCTTGTtgcaatgatatatttttaagGATTTTTATCAAAAGTGATCTCTGAAATTGACCTATATTCTCACTTTGatcattcaatttcaaaatcaatcaatgtcgttcctgaaattgactaccacacatcaatttggtccctACCCTTATAATCCGTTAAATATTCTTTTAATATATTGACGTGGCATATAAGTGGGATCCATTGCTCCAATAATACAATGTCATGTagattatataaaaaataattaattcttttaaattatttaagttctaaaatttatttttaaaaaatgaaatgcaaaaaagaaaacaaaaataaaataaaaaggggaAATTTCACAGCGGTCGTAACTTAGGGCTTTGCTGTAGAGGCGTCGGCGCTGCTATATTGGACGAAGGCCTTCAACTGGTGGTGACAAAGTGCGGTGTTGGCTGCAAGTGAGGAGCCATTAGAACCTCAGGTTCAGGTGAGGGGCAAAATTTGTTGTTCAATAAACAAGGTTTTGAAGCCAATTTCCAATTTGCAGGAGACAAGCTTTAAGTTTAAACTTGTAATATTCATCAGATTGTCCATTAATTGGTTATCATTATAAGGGTCGGCATTCAGATCTTCCGTTTGGTTACTGGGAGTGGGCGAACAAGAAAATAGAgctaaaccaaaccaaaaagagATTATCGGTGGTTTTACCCAGTTCCAAGTCTTGCGCGGTGACAAtatctcttcttttttctttttttttaatggttttaaaattttaagaaacTTTTTTAAAATGGTACTGTATAATTTGTGTGTCATCATATATTATTGGAGCAATGAGATCACGTCAATACATTAACAGAAAATATAACCGATTGTTACGGAGGAATTAAATTGATGTGGGGTAGTTAATTTCAAGGAcgatattgattgattttaaaattAAGGGACCCAAATGAGGATTAGGTCAATTTCAGACGTTTGTgataaaaattctatttttaaatCTAGGCCTACATGTTTTGTTTAGAATTGTTGTTGCAATCGTAGGACTAGTATAGCCACGTGATAAAACGTAGGATAAGGAAGATTAGGGGAaataatttgcatttttttaggTATTACAACTAGATTTTTCACCACGTTCTTTCCTGTTCCTATTTCTGCTGTTTGATTACTGTCAACATTCGAAAACGTGTTATAAAAATAGTAGGATTATGAAAAACATTTAAATACTGAAGGGATCTTTGCTCCTTTTTATTCATCTAATTAACAAGTTATGTCGAAGCATATGCCTATGATCTCTAATGGAATATGAGGTTCTAAAAAACATTAAGCGCTAGTTGGGTGATAGATTAGGGCTTAAAACCTAGGCGGCTAGGTGGGACCTAGATAGGCGCCTAGGCGGACTGatgaatttaagtaaatctattatatttcttaTGAATAAGTATCTGCttatacttaatatatatatatatacacactttcatcataaactacaaaatataatgacatacatattataaagtattgaaacataatgaaaacatggggagcAAAAATATAATGCGTAATCATTTAAGTATGTAACAAGTCTCctacaatttattgaataatataaaatgcaaaatgaaagttatctattttctggctAAATGAGTTGGGACCTAGGCAGGAGCCTAAGCGGGTCTAGATGGGCTAGGCATGTGCCTATGTGGTCTAGGCGGGTGCCTTAGCAAGTCTAggtgccctttcttaattttcaaacatctAGGTATTAATTAAGGTGGTGGACAGCCACTTAGCGCCTAGGCGGTGCTaggcggagatttttagaataaaaatatttgagaTATCTTAGTCTcaaccaagaaaagaaaatacgaCTAATAACACATTTAACACCAACTAGTACGTATTTGGTTTGGTGAAATTAGTTGATTTGTCCTCCGATTGATTTTAGCTGGATTCATACATGAtacttgttgaccctaaaaactagcAAGCTTACGTGGCACGTAGgctgagtaattaataagctaactacgtcattcggttgtaTGCGAGGCGTGCCACCTCGTCAGCCGAGTTCAaccggggagtaaaatatgttgtgttgagcgcgttgttgacttcttgatcttgcgactacgGCCGAGGACGGAACATGTCTCGGCCTTTGGGTTAtagagcttgaagacaaggctgctagttttgcgaagttcacggATCGTCGACATTGGGTTTGGTCACAATGATTATATTCATGAAAGTGTAAGCATGCCGAACTGgcaccagactatatggacacaagtactcgaaagagatgtatgtcttgatggtaaatgtggttcggccgttgGAATGCTGAACTTTAAAAGATACCtatgaatatccaatcataaaacaacttaCCGTTCAATGTGTCGAGCCTAATAACTTGCAACACCTCACTtcgtcgagaaggctaatgagatgacctctgccaacaaggactcgaaaaCCCCTGTCAATtaagacttggataaataaccagttggcctcgaagcagtgttgtttatccaaattgaaggtgctcATCGGTTGGCTGATTTTATGGctacagtgttgtttatccaaactgaagatgtgttgaggAAGAAGGGGAGAAGgcaaaaatctcaaggttgttgagatgTTTTGCgtagggcaatttgtgtgttgaattggaggggcttTGAATGAAGCACcattttctctatttatagtagcaaaCCCCCTCATGGCCGAGCTAGAATCGTACTCGGATTAGAACTCCTCAACCTAATCTGATTAGGTATTGGCCAATCTTAACTACAATAGGACTTTGAACTAACCTCTTTTAACGAACCATATTCATTCGCTA contains the following coding sequences:
- the LOC137741377 gene encoding transcription factor MYC3-like, whose protein sequence is MEAILSSFSSPNFRDNPSSSTFKQRLQFIVESNNAAECWVYAIFWEATGDNNLSWGGGHYKSSNINSYQPKLGFSDVDFVGNNDDGNVTDSEWFYFYSVSLTQSFTADNNILGRAFCSGEFVWLAGDHEFQLYECERVKEARMHGIQTLVCIATSRGVLELASLDVIKQDWGLVHLTKSLFRSNDDDDDHNRLSNQQASREASGLVPPLKNGRFLGAQEELTTQEGGGNEATPINIGGSSISPPDSRSNSVGNFTSKNIENTQSKKRGRPSSNHGAATRESQLLSHVEAERLRRVKFNHLFCVLRSVVPNVSKMDRSSLLADAVAYINQLKAKVEELEGKIQAQLPPPQKSKVDHNNNVINIINLEKNSSYDSNRVGGCGVEVDVKIIGSSEAIIRVLCPNQDYPYARLMNVLKGLGLQVSHASISSINELMIQNVVTRLPYGFTSGKALRLGIIKGWYI